Within the Emticicia oligotrophica DSM 17448 genome, the region TTGAGTGGTAGGAAGTAGAGAAAAAACCAACTCTTATTCTCAAAGAGCTGGTTTTCTTGGTTAGACTCTAAAGAGTGGCTTTCTCTTTGATATAAACACTTATTTTATCATAGTATAAAACACTTAGACCTTCAAAACCAGAATCAGTGCCTACACAAAGCCAAATTTCGCCTTTTTCGTTAGGTTTTACTGTGACCAATTTTCCAGTATTGTTTCGATTCACAACTTTAAAACCCGGTTCGGAAAGGCCGTTTGAAGCATCGCCGATGGTAATTAGCTCTTTTCCTCCTTCTGCTTGATTTCCTTTATCAAGATTAAACTTATAAAAGTCTCCCTCTAAATATTTATTTGGTTCTTTGGAAGACGCACCAGCCTTTACATAAACTGAGCTGCCAGGAGAGCCACCAATTCCGACGCTATTGGCATGAAAATAAGTACCTAATTCAATATTGAAGAAAACCTCATAGGTTTTTTGACTATTCAAACCACTGATTTTTTTCTTTGCATACATAAACATATCGTCGCTACGATTATGGCTTTGTACGCGTAAACCTTTTTTGGTTGAATCGGAAGGGATTTTTTCAACACCATACTTGAATTCTATCGAACTACTATCCATTGAAGTATTGTATTCTGCCAAATCTACAATCCAACCCTCAAAGCCATTTTCAAAACTTGAAAATACGCTAACCTGATTACTAACTTCTGCTTTATCGCATGCTAATGTAAGAACCGATGCTAAAGCAATACAACTATACGAAACCCACTTATTCATAATTTATTTAATTTGTTTTGTGTTGATTAAATTTTCTGACCGGTCATAAAAAGAGATTCAGATGTTGCTGAAATAGTTGGAAGTAGCAAACATAAAATGAGCCGTAGAATAATGAATTGTAATCTAAAAAATTGATTATCAGGCTTGTAATAAGTAGTTTTTTCTATGATTTTAGTGAAGAAAAACACAGTTTTTCATGTGAGACTAAGTGGTTAGAGATGTACCAAACTCATTCTATTTACTTCAAATTTGAGCTTTTACAAACAAAATCTCAATAAATCAATAATATCTTCCAAAAAAGTTTTTCTTTTCATTAAAAAACTTGTACCTTTGCAGCCCTAATTGGAAATTAGTATCTAAACGAAAACAATTATTTAAAAAAATGCCTACTATACAACAGTTAGTAAGAAACGGCAGAGAACAAATGACTTGGAAATCTAAGTCTCCGGCGTTGGATTCATGTCCACAACGTCGTGGCGTTTGTACTCGTGTTTACACTACGACTCCAAAGAAGCCAAACTCAGCACTTCGTAAAGTTGCTCGTGTTCGCTTAACAAACCAAAAAGAAGTAAACGCCTACATCCCAGGTGAAGGCCACAACTTACAAGAGCACTCAATCGTATTGATTCGTGGTGGTCGTGTAAAAGACTTACCAGGGGTACGTTATCACATTGTTCGCGGTGCATTAGATACTGCAGGTGTAAATAATCGTAAGCAAAGCCGTTCGAAATACGGTGCGAAACGTCCTAAACCAGGTCAAGTAGCAGCTCCAGTTAAAGGAAAGAAAAAATAATTTCCTGTAAATAATTTCCAGTTGAAAGTTTTCGGTTAGAAGATAAACGTTCAAGTTTTTCAAATAATAAAAGCTTAACAACAGGGTAGTAATCTCGGAGCAATTCAGAGGTGAATTAGTTTACAAGAACGAAACCTTATTTCAAAAAATGAGAAAAGCAAAACCAAAAAAGCGTTACGTATTACCTGACCCGAAGTTCAGAGACGTAACTGTAACGAAATTCGTTAATAACTTAATGTATGATGGCAAGAAAAGCCTTGCATACTCTATTTTCTACGGTGCATTAGAGTTAGTAGAAACCCGTACAAAAGAAAACGGTCTTGAGTTGTGGAAAAAAGCATTATCAAACGTAATGCCAAGCGTAGAGGTAAAAAGCCGTCGTGTAGGTGGTGCTACATTCCAAGTTCCGATGGAAGTTCGTGCTGACCGTAAACAATCGGTAGGTATGAAATGGTTAATCGGATACGCTCGTAAGCGTGGAGAAAAAACCATGACAGAACGTTTAGCGGGTGAAATCATCGCTGCTTCAAAAGGTGAAGGTGCAGCCGTTAAGAAGAAAGACGATACGCACAGAATGGCAGAAGCCAACAAGGCGTTCT harbors:
- the rpsL gene encoding 30S ribosomal protein S12; amino-acid sequence: MPTIQQLVRNGREQMTWKSKSPALDSCPQRRGVCTRVYTTTPKKPNSALRKVARVRLTNQKEVNAYIPGEGHNLQEHSIVLIRGGRVKDLPGVRYHIVRGALDTAGVNNRKQSRSKYGAKRPKPGQVAAPVKGKKK
- the rpsG gene encoding 30S ribosomal protein S7; translation: MRKAKPKKRYVLPDPKFRDVTVTKFVNNLMYDGKKSLAYSIFYGALELVETRTKENGLELWKKALSNVMPSVEVKSRRVGGATFQVPMEVRADRKQSVGMKWLIGYARKRGEKTMTERLAGEIIAASKGEGAAVKKKDDTHRMAEANKAFSHFRF